In Rhodamnia argentea isolate NSW1041297 chromosome 11, ASM2092103v1, whole genome shotgun sequence, one genomic interval encodes:
- the LOC115751138 gene encoding alpha/beta hydrolase domain-containing protein 17B, translated as MGGVTSSMAAKFAFFPPSPPSYKLVTDELTGLLLLSPFPHRENVEVLRLPTRRGTEIVAVYVRHPMATSTLLYSHGNAADLGQMYELFIELSIHLRVNLMGYDYSGYGQSSGKPSEQNTYADIEAAYKCLEESYGAKQEDIILYGQSVGSGPTVDLAARLPQLRAVVLHSPILSGVRVMYPVKRTYWFDIYKNIDKIPLVNCPVLIIHGTADEVVDCSHGKQLWELCKEKYEPLWIKGGNHCDLELYPEYIRHLKKFITTVEKSPSQRYSSRQSTDQFEQPRKSTDVYEVSRKSTDRREKPRKSTDRPEKLKNQGLSADKLEKLRISFDHMQRSRRSVDCHEKSRKSIDHQLEKARKSVDRLDRIRNG; from the exons ATGGGGGGTGTGACGTCGTCGATGGCGGCCAAGTTCGCCTTCTTCCCGCCGAGCCCGCCGTCGTACAAGCTGGTGACGGACGAGCTGACGGGGCTGCTGCTGCTGAGCCCGTTCCCGCACAGGGAGAACGTGGAGGTGCTGAGGCTGCCGACGCGGCGGGGGACGGAGATAGTGGCGGTGTACGTGAGGCACCCCATGGCCACCTCCACCCTCCTCTACTCCCACGGCAACGCCGCCGATCTGGGCCAGATGTACGAGCTCTTCATCGAACTGAGCATCCACTTGCGCGTCAATCTCATGGG GTATGATTATTCAGGGTATGGACAATCATCTGGAAAG CCAAGCGAGCAGAATACTTATGCAGATATAGAAGCTGCATACAAGTGTCTTGAAGAGAGTTATGGCGCTAAGCAGGAAGATATCATCCTTTATGGACAGTCTGTTGGTAGTGGCCCTACTGTGGATCTTGCTGCAAGACTACCTCAGCTAAGAGCTGTCGTTTTGCACAGCCCTATACTTTCTGGCGTGAGAGTCATGTATCCTGTAAAGCGTACATACTGGTTTGATATATACAAG AATATTGACAAAATTCCACTGGTTAATTGTCCAGTCCTCATCATTCAC GGAACTGCAGATGAAGTTGTTGATTGCTCCCACGGGAAGCAACTATGGGAACTGTGTAAGGAGAAGTATGAACCCTTATGGATTAAAGGCGGAAATCATTGTGATCTAGAGCTCTATCCTGAATATATAAGGCATCTTAAGAAGTTCATAACTACTGTCGAGAAGTCTCCTTCCCAAAGATACAGCTCCAGGCAAAGCACGGATCAGTTTGAGCAGCCTCGCAAGAGCACTGATGTGTACGAAGTGTCTAGAAAGAGCACCGACAGGAGAGAGAAGCCGAGGAAGAGCACAGACAGGCCTGAGAAGCTGAAAAACCAGGGTCTCAGCGCTGATAAGCTAGAGAAATTACGAATCTCTTTTGACCACATGCAAAGGTCCCGGAGAAGTGTGGATTGCCACGAGAAATCCAGAAAGAGCATCGATCACCAGTTGGAAAAGGCAAGGAAGAGCGTCGACCGGTTGGATCGGATACGAAATGGATAA
- the LOC115751174 gene encoding mitochondrial inner membrane protease ATP23, with product MAEELPPAFSSPSRAAAGGITVKECEKMIQRSLRTPTVRFLKEQLEKAGCPLGDNFIKAVNCEEKVSGGYMPGLGIVVCSNQMDLQDDVNQVVTHELIHAYDECRAANLDWSNCAHHACSEIRAGHLSGDCHYKRELLRGYMKIRGHEQECVRRRVVKSVSANPHCSGAAAKDAMEAVWDVCYNDTKPFDRAP from the exons atggcCGAGGAGCTTCCGCCGGCGTTTTCCTCCCCCTCTCGTGCCGCCGCTGGCGGCATCACGGTAAAGGAGTGCGAGAAAATGATCCAGAGGAGTCTTCGAA CCCCAACGGTGAGATTCCTGAAGGAGCAGTTGGAGAAGGCGGGGTGTCCGTTGGGGGACAACTTCATCAAGGCTGTTAACTGCGAAGAGAAAGTCAGTGGCGGTTACATGCCAGGCTTAGGG ATAGTTGTGTGTAGCAACCAGATGGACCTCCAAGATGACGTAAATCAAGTAGTCACACACGAACTCATTCATGCATATGATGAGTGTCGAGCTGCAAATTTGGACTGGAGTAATTGTGCCCATCATGCCTGTAGCGAG ATTCGTGCCGGCCATTTAAGTGGGGATTGTCACTACAAGCGGGAATTATTGCGAGGTTACATGAAGATACGTGGTCATGAGCAG GAATGTGTGAGGAGAAGAGTAGTGAAGTCGGTTAGTGCGAACCCTCACTGCTCAGGAGCAGCTGCAAAGGATGCGATGGAAGCTGTGTGGGATGTCTGTTACAATGATACAAAGCCATTTGACAGAGCTCCGTGA